From the genome of Deinococcus sp. AJ005, one region includes:
- the lpdA gene encoding dihydrolipoyl dehydrogenase, with translation MAEQMDFDVLVIGAGPGGYHAAIRAAQLGLKVACVEREYLGGVCLNVGCIPTKAMLHAGEQIAAARHAADFGLTFGEQKLDIAKLNGWKDGIVKKLTGGVGALFKANKVTHLIGEASFVDPHTVKVGDKTYTASNFIIATGSEPAKLPGLDVDQNVIVDSTGALVMPDPVPARMLCVGGGVIGFEFSHVYNNMGSEVKVIEFLPNIIPGADADAVKEFGKIMKKQGIKIATETKANKAEKKGDGVHVELENVKTGEKTTEVFDRVLVAVGRRPRTDGLNVQAAGVHVTERGFIPADTRQHSNVPHIYSVGDVAGNPMLAHKAMKEGLVAAEVIAGKPSEQDAVAIPGVVYTSPELAWVGLTEQEAKDKGYEVKTGIFPLSASGRAMTLQATDGFVKMVVEKDTDLLLGVHIVAPHASDLLGEAGLALEMAATASDIALTIHAHPTLGEAVLEAAEAVHKQAIHIMNK, from the coding sequence ATGGCCGAACAAATGGATTTTGACGTACTGGTAATCGGCGCTGGCCCCGGCGGCTACCACGCGGCCATCCGCGCCGCGCAACTGGGCCTGAAGGTGGCGTGCGTGGAACGCGAGTATCTGGGCGGCGTGTGCCTGAACGTGGGCTGTATTCCCACCAAGGCCATGCTGCACGCGGGCGAGCAGATCGCCGCTGCCCGTCACGCCGCCGACTTCGGCCTGACCTTCGGTGAGCAGAAGCTGGACATCGCCAAGCTCAACGGCTGGAAAGACGGGATTGTCAAGAAGCTGACCGGTGGCGTGGGCGCACTGTTCAAGGCCAACAAGGTCACGCACCTGATCGGCGAGGCCAGCTTCGTGGACCCCCACACCGTCAAGGTGGGCGACAAGACCTACACCGCCTCCAACTTCATCATTGCCACCGGCTCCGAACCCGCCAAACTGCCGGGGCTGGACGTGGATCAGAACGTGATCGTGGACAGCACTGGGGCGCTGGTGATGCCTGACCCAGTCCCGGCACGGATGCTGTGCGTGGGCGGCGGCGTGATCGGCTTTGAGTTCTCGCATGTCTACAACAACATGGGCAGCGAAGTGAAGGTTATTGAATTTCTGCCCAACATCATTCCCGGTGCCGACGCCGACGCAGTCAAGGAATTCGGCAAGATCATGAAGAAGCAGGGCATCAAGATTGCCACCGAAACCAAGGCGAATAAGGCCGAGAAGAAGGGCGACGGCGTGCATGTGGAGCTGGAAAACGTCAAGACCGGCGAGAAGACCACCGAGGTCTTTGACCGCGTGCTGGTGGCCGTGGGCCGTCGCCCGCGCACCGATGGTCTGAACGTTCAGGCGGCAGGTGTGCATGTCACCGAGCGCGGCTTCATCCCCGCCGACACCCGCCAGCACAGCAACGTGCCGCACATCTACAGCGTCGGCGACGTGGCCGGAAACCCCATGCTGGCGCACAAGGCCATGAAGGAAGGGCTGGTGGCCGCCGAGGTCATCGCGGGCAAACCCTCCGAGCAGGATGCCGTCGCCATTCCCGGCGTGGTCTACACCAGCCCCGAACTGGCCTGGGTGGGCCTGACCGAGCAGGAGGCCAAGGACAAGGGCTACGAGGTCAAAACTGGCATTTTCCCTCTGAGTGCCTCTGGCCGCGCCATGACCCTGCAAGCCACCGACGGCTTCGTGAAAATGGTGGTGGAGAAGGACACCGATCTATTGCTGGGCGTACATATCGTGGCCCCGCACGCCTCCGATCTGCTGGGCGAGGCGGGTCTGGCGCTGGAAATGGCCGCCACTGCCAGCGACATTGCCCTGACGATCCACGCCCACCCCACGCTGGGCGAGGCCGTGCTGGAAGCGGCGGAAGCCGTGCATAAGCAGGCCATCCACATCATGAACAAGTAG